The DNA region CGCCGCCGCGCTCGCGCCGTTGGACGTGGTCGACGGCTCCATCTCCGGCGGCCCGCCGGACACCGGCAGCACCCGGGTCTACCTGTCCGGCCCGCGCGCCGCCGAGGTCGTCGCTCTCGGCCACCCGCGCCTCGACGTCCGCGTCCTCGGCGACACCGTCGGCATGGCGAGTGCGGTCAAGATGAGCACCGCGAGCGTCTACAAGGGGTTCGCCGGGCTGCTCGTGCAGGCCCTCGTCGCCGCCGACGTCAACGGCGTCCGCGACACCGTGCTCGACGACCTGGCGCGGGAGTTCCCGGACGTCGTCCGCGAGGCCGCGCCGTGGCTGGCGAGCGGCGCCAGCAAGGCGCACCGCTACGTCGCCGAGATGCGCGAGATCGCCGCCACCCAGGCGGCGGCCGGGCTGCCGGGGGAGCTGTTCGAGGCGATGGCGCTGGTGTGGGAGCGGGTCGCCGCCACGCCGCTCGGCGCCGGCACGCCCGAGGAGGCGCGCGCCGAGCGCGACGTCGCCGACGTGCTGCGGCGGCTGCGTTAGACGACCGGCGTCAGCAGCGTCGCCGTCGCCAGGCCCACCGTGCGCGCCAGCGTGTCCTCGAACGCC from Mycobacteriales bacterium includes:
- a CDS encoding DUF1932 domain-containing protein, translating into MVTVGVVSPGAMGGALGRGWAEAGARVVATLAGRSERTRSLAHGVELLPDLDAVVAAADVVVSVVPPGAATAVARDVAAAAQRTGGTPLVADLNAVAPATMAAVAAALAPLDVVDGSISGGPPDTGSTRVYLSGPRAAEVVALGHPRLDVRVLGDTVGMASAVKMSTASVYKGFAGLLVQALVAADVNGVRDTVLDDLAREFPDVVREAAPWLASGASKAHRYVAEMREIAATQAAAGLPGELFEAMALVWERVAATPLGAGTPEEARAERDVADVLRRLR